A single region of the Aeromonas hydrophila subsp. hydrophila ATCC 7966 genome encodes:
- a CDS encoding GNAT family N-acetyltransferase, which translates to MVLNMSYGVELRPLQPWDLPTLRRWRNQDEVRLQMVEQALISPRQQRQWFVSSLERPDQQHWVLWCRGLRAGYVNLKGETRQSLQGQPVADAGLYLGRSSVRHPMLAVAAALSQLDQGFDTFELGCIRTLVRTGNDAALRLNAQLGYRQQGQQGDFIALELQPADYYAARERLRRFFR; encoded by the coding sequence TTGGTATTGAACATGAGTTATGGTGTCGAATTGCGCCCGCTCCAGCCTTGGGATCTGCCCACTCTGCGACGCTGGCGCAACCAGGACGAGGTGCGGTTGCAGATGGTGGAGCAGGCGCTCATCTCCCCCCGCCAGCAACGGCAGTGGTTCGTCAGCAGCCTGGAACGGCCTGACCAGCAGCACTGGGTGCTCTGGTGCCGTGGCCTGCGGGCCGGCTACGTCAACCTGAAAGGGGAGACGAGGCAATCGCTGCAGGGGCAGCCGGTGGCCGATGCCGGCCTCTATCTGGGCCGCTCCAGCGTGCGCCACCCCATGTTGGCCGTCGCCGCCGCCCTGTCACAGCTCGATCAGGGCTTCGATACCTTTGAGCTCGGCTGCATCCGCACTCTGGTGCGCACCGGCAATGACGCCGCTTTGCGACTCAATGCGCAGCTCGGCTATCGCCAACAGGGGCAACAGGGCGACTTCATCGCCCTCGAACTGCAGCCCGCCGACTATTATGCCGCCCGAGAACGGCTACGGAGATTTTTCAGATGA
- the pseG gene encoding UDP-2,4-diacetamido-2,4,6-trideoxy-beta-L-altropyranose hydrolase, giving the protein MTFKVAFRLDAGAEIGLGHLMRCLAIADRLHAAGAECHFLCHDLPAHLLSLLRPHHHHPLSVLDDAGALPRLQPDWLIVDHYRIDRRLETQLAAHCRRVLVIDDLADRPHHCQLLLDQGPLRRAADYQPLTPADCQLLLGTDYALLRPAYRQLARPHASQWQRGLVCFGGADPAGACLVTLNSLARLPWARTIQWTLVAGGANPFWPELEQRVAELADLDLALLRQSDQMADLMSRHDFAIGAAGGMTWERACLGLPTLAVPIVDNQQFNDQVIARFQLAERLTLSELAEPERLLQALQRLEQQSDDYRRRGQQQVDGLGLDRLTARLLQQSDYQLLPDGQQWQLRHDDQPLLTLTLSGQQLTWQATRPLQPTEWQELAHRLQTIFSQFPLYLAEPPQIAPPAPWQPAPQGWQLGTGV; this is encoded by the coding sequence ATGACGTTTAAAGTTGCCTTCCGGCTCGACGCCGGCGCCGAGATCGGGCTGGGCCACCTGATGCGTTGCCTGGCCATCGCCGATCGGCTGCACGCCGCCGGGGCCGAGTGCCACTTCCTCTGCCACGATCTACCGGCGCACCTGCTGTCGTTGCTGCGGCCCCATCACCATCATCCCCTGAGCGTGCTCGATGACGCCGGCGCCCTGCCCCGCCTGCAGCCCGACTGGCTGATCGTCGACCACTACCGGATTGACCGGCGGCTCGAAACCCAGCTGGCCGCCCACTGCCGCCGCGTGCTGGTAATCGATGATCTGGCCGACCGACCGCACCACTGCCAGCTGCTGCTGGATCAGGGCCCCTTGCGCCGCGCCGCCGATTACCAGCCGCTCACCCCCGCAGATTGCCAGCTGCTGCTGGGCACCGACTATGCCCTGCTGCGCCCCGCCTATCGCCAGCTGGCGCGGCCACACGCCAGTCAGTGGCAACGGGGCCTTGTCTGCTTTGGCGGTGCCGACCCGGCCGGCGCCTGCCTCGTCACCCTCAACAGCCTGGCCCGGCTGCCCTGGGCCCGCACCATCCAGTGGACCCTGGTGGCGGGCGGCGCCAATCCCTTCTGGCCCGAGCTGGAGCAGAGAGTGGCCGAGCTGGCCGACCTCGACCTGGCGCTGCTGCGCCAGAGCGACCAGATGGCCGACCTGATGAGCCGGCACGACTTCGCCATCGGCGCCGCCGGCGGCATGACCTGGGAGCGGGCCTGTCTCGGCCTGCCGACCCTGGCAGTGCCCATCGTCGACAACCAGCAGTTCAACGACCAGGTGATCGCCCGCTTTCAGCTGGCCGAGCGGCTGACCCTGAGCGAGCTGGCCGAGCCTGAGCGGCTGCTGCAGGCTCTGCAACGGCTGGAGCAACAGTCAGACGACTACCGCCGCCGTGGCCAGCAGCAGGTGGACGGGCTGGGGCTGGATCGGCTCACCGCCCGGTTGCTGCAACAATCGGATTATCAGTTGTTACCAGATGGCCAACAGTGGCAACTACGCCATGATGACCAGCCGCTACTCACCCTGACCCTGAGCGGCCAGCAGCTGACATGGCAGGCCACCCGGCCACTTCAGCCCACAGAGTGGCAAGAGCTGGCACATCGCTTGCAGACAATTTTCTCCCAATTTCCCCTCTATCTTGCCGAGCCACCGCAGATAGCGCCCCCTGCCCCCTGGCAGCCGGCGCCGCAAGGCTGGCAACTTGGCACAGGAGTCTGA
- a CDS encoding LuxE/PaaK family acyltransferase, with the protein MEHLLSAPVFALPQAAKQAQLLARLNALTAHHQAHCTAYDNVLQAFGWTAAATDYDALPYLAARLFKLAQWQSVPQSEVFKVLTSSGTTGSPSRIVLDRETAALQSKVLVKILQEFVGKQRLPMLLVEQPALIQNRSGFSARGAGALGLSFLGRDHTYALDEQMRPNWPVIEAFCDKYAGQPVLLFGFTFMVWQCLLEPLRERGLQLPLTQGILFHSGGWKKLQHLAVDNPAFKARCREQLGLGRVHNFYGMVEQVGSIFVECEQGHLHAPVFADVQVRDPLTHQPLGIGSPGLLQVLSAIPGSYPGHSLLSEDLGVLLGEDDCPCGRHGRYFHVAGRQYGAEVRGCSDTFE; encoded by the coding sequence ATGGAGCACTTGCTGAGCGCGCCGGTCTTCGCGCTGCCCCAGGCTGCCAAACAGGCGCAGCTGCTGGCGCGGCTCAACGCGTTGACTGCGCACCATCAGGCGCACTGCACGGCCTATGACAATGTGCTGCAAGCCTTCGGCTGGACGGCCGCGGCGACCGACTACGATGCGCTGCCCTACCTGGCGGCCCGGCTGTTCAAACTGGCCCAATGGCAGAGCGTGCCGCAGAGCGAGGTGTTCAAGGTGCTCACCTCGTCGGGCACCACGGGCTCGCCATCACGGATCGTGCTGGACAGGGAGACCGCCGCTCTGCAGAGCAAGGTGCTGGTGAAGATCCTGCAGGAGTTTGTCGGCAAGCAGCGCCTGCCCATGCTGCTGGTGGAGCAACCCGCCCTGATCCAGAACCGCAGCGGCTTTTCGGCGCGCGGCGCGGGCGCGCTGGGGCTCTCCTTCCTCGGCCGTGACCATACCTATGCCCTCGACGAGCAGATGCGGCCCAACTGGCCGGTGATAGAGGCCTTTTGTGACAAATATGCCGGCCAGCCGGTGCTGCTGTTCGGCTTCACCTTCATGGTCTGGCAATGCCTGCTGGAGCCGCTGCGTGAGCGCGGCCTGCAACTGCCGCTGACACAGGGCATTTTGTTTCACAGCGGCGGCTGGAAAAAGCTGCAGCATCTGGCAGTGGACAATCCCGCCTTCAAGGCCCGCTGCCGTGAACAGCTGGGGCTGGGTCGGGTGCACAATTTCTACGGCATGGTGGAGCAGGTGGGCTCCATCTTCGTCGAGTGCGAGCAGGGTCACCTGCATGCTCCTGTGTTTGCCGATGTACAGGTGCGCGATCCGCTCACCCATCAGCCGCTCGGGATTGGCAGTCCAGGCCTGCTGCAGGTGCTCTCCGCCATTCCCGGCAGTTATCCCGGCCACAGCCTGCTGAGCGAGGATCTCGGCGTGCTGCTGGGAGAGGATGACTGCCCTTGTGGCCGCCATGGCCGTTATTTTCACGTAGCGGGACGCCAGTACGGCGCCGAGGTAAGGGGATGCAGCGATACCTTCGAATGA
- a CDS encoding acyl carrier protein: MTTALEQVFADALGIDVGSISDQLAYNSIPQWDSVAHMGLIAQLEDCYGVLLDTDDIIDMSSVAKAREILAKYGVAL; the protein is encoded by the coding sequence ATGACTACAGCGTTGGAACAGGTTTTTGCCGATGCCCTCGGCATCGACGTCGGCAGTATCAGCGACCAGCTGGCCTACAACAGCATTCCCCAGTGGGACTCTGTCGCCCACATGGGCCTGATCGCCCAGCTGGAGGACTGCTACGGCGTGCTGCTCGATACCGATGACATCATCGACATGAGCTCGGTCGCCAAGGCGCGGGAGATCCTCGCCAAGTACGGGGTCGCCCTCTGA
- a CDS encoding SDR family NAD(P)-dependent oxidoreductase has product MQGLLQGKRVLITGAGRGIGLAIARLFAAQGAELWLAGRDEAALSRLADELGAEFGVPCHYLCVDVAQPQAVKQAFQQLFAQTRQLDVLVNNAGILEEGLLGMVNQAQLEQTFSHNTFSVVYCSQYTARLMQRSGGGSIINLASLMGRVGAAGLCSYAGSKAAVIGITQSLAKELAASRIRVNAIAPGFIDTEMAHAIPDDKFAERLASIAMGRIGTPDEVAKVALFLASDLASYVTGQVIGVDGGMTV; this is encoded by the coding sequence ATGCAGGGGCTGCTGCAAGGCAAGCGGGTGTTGATCACCGGCGCCGGGCGCGGCATCGGGCTCGCCATTGCCCGGTTGTTTGCCGCGCAGGGGGCCGAGCTGTGGCTGGCGGGGCGTGACGAGGCGGCCCTGAGCCGGCTGGCCGATGAACTCGGCGCCGAGTTCGGCGTGCCTTGTCACTATCTCTGTGTCGACGTGGCGCAGCCGCAGGCAGTCAAGCAGGCCTTTCAGCAGCTGTTTGCCCAGACGCGCCAGCTGGACGTGCTGGTCAACAATGCCGGCATTCTGGAAGAGGGGCTGCTCGGTATGGTCAACCAGGCCCAGCTGGAGCAGACCTTCAGTCACAACACCTTCAGCGTGGTCTATTGCAGCCAGTATACCGCCCGCCTGATGCAGCGCAGCGGTGGCGGCAGCATCATCAATTTGGCCTCCCTGATGGGGCGGGTCGGTGCCGCCGGCCTTTGCAGCTATGCCGGCAGCAAGGCGGCGGTGATCGGCATCACCCAGTCGCTGGCCAAGGAGCTGGCCGCCAGCCGGATCCGGGTCAATGCCATCGCCCCCGGCTTCATCGACACCGAGATGGCCCACGCCATCCCGGACGACAAGTTTGCCGAGCGGCTCGCCAGCATTGCCATGGGGCGCATCGGCACGCCGGACGAAGTGGCCAAGGTCGCGCTGTTTCTCGCCTCCGACCTGGCAAGCTATGTGACCGGTCAGGTCATCGGCGTGGATGGAGGCATGACGGTCTGA
- a CDS encoding motility associated factor glycosyltransferase family protein: protein MSDDLFNQHGRLISQRWPALWPRLLAQDVESLPAELTEGLGSTLSLHGIQLTSRHDRVKEAELQAASLPEQAVLHLYGTGLGDLPRALLGRSSLKRLEVKIMNGALFALVLRLLDQQDWLTDPRVELMMAGDEGEVRLPFFALPPELLLVEDAAARIRDRLVSEIDLPFARARFDAEHPGVTRRLAENRELVAGDGDVASLFGLAQGKQALIVASGPTLQHNLATLQAQLQSRRQDYLLISVDTALAFLLGHGIRPDIVVTIDDAIDGNRLPAAQSAQTTLVYYPTVPTAALLAWQGPRKTAYSRSPMYQPLRQTLPKGVLHSGGSVIHPAVDLAVQMGCRQVILLGTDFAFPGELTHSGWADGALGPSAALALSWALDGHGRRVKTNPNFSAYRTELERYIARHPEVQFWNCSREGAEIAGCHYHPEYVQ, encoded by the coding sequence ATGAGTGATGATCTCTTCAACCAGCACGGCAGACTCATCAGCCAGCGCTGGCCCGCCCTCTGGCCCCGCCTGCTGGCACAGGATGTGGAAAGCCTGCCTGCCGAGCTGACCGAGGGGCTCGGCTCCACCCTCAGCCTCCATGGCATCCAGCTCACCAGCCGGCACGATCGGGTGAAAGAGGCCGAACTGCAGGCCGCCAGCCTGCCCGAGCAAGCTGTGCTGCACCTCTACGGCACCGGGCTCGGCGATCTGCCGCGCGCCCTGCTGGGGCGCAGCAGCCTCAAGCGGCTGGAAGTGAAGATCATGAATGGCGCCCTGTTTGCCCTGGTGCTGCGGCTGCTGGACCAGCAGGACTGGCTGACGGATCCCAGGGTCGAGCTGATGATGGCCGGCGACGAGGGGGAGGTGCGGCTGCCCTTCTTCGCCCTGCCGCCCGAGCTGCTGCTGGTGGAGGATGCCGCCGCCCGCATCCGCGACCGGCTGGTGAGTGAAATCGACTTGCCGTTCGCCCGGGCCAGGTTCGACGCCGAGCACCCCGGCGTCACCCGGCGGCTGGCCGAAAACCGTGAACTGGTAGCCGGCGACGGCGATGTGGCGTCCCTGTTCGGTCTGGCCCAGGGCAAGCAGGCCCTGATCGTGGCGAGCGGCCCGACCCTGCAACACAACCTGGCCACCCTGCAGGCCCAGCTGCAGAGTCGTCGGCAGGACTACCTGCTGATTAGCGTCGATACCGCGCTGGCCTTCTTGCTTGGCCACGGCATCCGGCCCGACATCGTCGTCACCATAGATGACGCCATCGACGGCAACCGGCTGCCCGCCGCCCAGTCGGCCCAGACCACCCTGGTCTACTACCCCACGGTTCCCACGGCAGCCCTGCTGGCCTGGCAGGGGCCGCGCAAGACAGCCTACTCCCGCAGCCCCATGTATCAGCCGCTGCGGCAGACGCTCCCCAAGGGCGTGCTGCACTCGGGCGGCAGCGTCATTCATCCCGCCGTGGATCTCGCCGTGCAGATGGGTTGCCGCCAGGTCATCCTGCTGGGCACCGACTTCGCCTTTCCCGGCGAGCTCACCCACTCGGGCTGGGCCGACGGTGCGCTCGGCCCCAGCGCCGCGCTGGCCCTCAGCTGGGCCCTCGACGGCCATGGCCGGCGGGTCAAGACCAATCCGAACTTTTCCGCCTACCGCACCGAGCTCGAGCGCTACATAGCGCGCCACCCCGAGGTGCAGTTCTGGAACTGCAGCAGGGAGGGGGCTGAGATCGCCGGCTGCCACTATCACCCGGAGTACGTGCAATGA
- the pseI gene encoding pseudaminic acid synthase, with protein sequence MQIAHQSIGPAQAPYVIAELSANHNGNLDRALAIMTAAKEAGASAVKLQTYRPDTITLNSDRPEFQIHGGLWDGHNLYDLYQWAHTPWEWHQALFAKGRELGLTVFSSPFDFSAVDLLESLDCPAYKIASFELVDLPLIRYAAQTGKPLIMSTGMANEAEIAAAVEMALKHGNGQLALLHCVSGYPAPAAEYNLRTIPMLRQRFGVEVGLSDHTLGSATAIAATALGATLIEKHFTLARADGGPDCAFSMEPAELTELVASVNTAHAALGVADYQLTASEQGNRAFRRSLYLVKEMAAGEVLTAAHIKSVRPALGLPPADYDRLIGKRVNRSLSANQPLSWEWIDNDE encoded by the coding sequence ATGCAGATCGCCCATCAATCCATCGGCCCGGCGCAGGCTCCCTATGTGATCGCCGAGCTGTCGGCCAACCACAACGGCAACCTGGATCGCGCATTGGCCATCATGACCGCCGCCAAGGAGGCCGGGGCCAGTGCGGTCAAGCTGCAGACCTACCGGCCCGACACCATCACCCTCAACAGCGACAGGCCCGAGTTCCAGATCCATGGCGGCCTCTGGGATGGCCACAACCTGTACGATCTCTACCAGTGGGCACACACCCCCTGGGAATGGCATCAGGCCCTGTTTGCCAAGGGGCGCGAGCTGGGACTGACGGTGTTCAGCAGCCCGTTCGACTTCAGCGCGGTGGATCTGCTGGAATCCCTCGACTGCCCGGCCTACAAGATCGCCTCCTTCGAGCTGGTGGACTTGCCCCTTATCCGCTACGCCGCCCAGACCGGCAAGCCGCTCATCATGTCCACCGGCATGGCGAACGAGGCCGAGATCGCCGCCGCGGTCGAGATGGCGCTCAAGCACGGCAACGGCCAGCTGGCCCTGCTGCACTGCGTCAGCGGCTATCCGGCGCCGGCGGCCGAATACAACCTGCGTACCATCCCCATGTTGCGCCAGCGCTTCGGGGTCGAGGTGGGGCTCTCCGATCACACCCTGGGATCGGCCACGGCCATCGCCGCCACTGCGCTCGGGGCCACCCTCATCGAGAAACACTTCACCCTGGCCCGCGCCGACGGCGGGCCGGATTGCGCCTTCTCCATGGAACCGGCCGAACTCACCGAGCTGGTAGCCTCGGTCAATACCGCTCATGCCGCCCTCGGGGTGGCCGATTACCAGCTCACCGCCAGTGAACAGGGCAACCGTGCGTTTCGCCGCTCCCTCTATCTGGTCAAGGAGATGGCAGCCGGCGAGGTGCTCACCGCAGCGCATATCAAGTCAGTGCGCCCCGCCCTCGGCCTGCCCCCGGCCGATTACGATCGGCTCATCGGCAAGCGGGTCAACCGCAGCCTGAGCGCCAACCAACCGCTGAGCTGGGAGTGGATAGACAACGATGAGTGA
- a CDS encoding AMP-binding protein, with protein sequence MDHAHALLAHLREDNPAPAWRDPQEGWLSYGELARRVARLAASYPDERSLVYLPFFTRTAHLLHYLAALKLGHVVMLADPALPTSQRDASCRQFDVSWRVNDAGQLERLAATTPTLHPELSVLLPTSGSTGSAKWVRLSGRNLAANATSIADYLALMAAERAITSLPLYYSYGLSVLNSHLLVGASLVQHEGSVLERDFWQQVDLHEVSSFAGVPFTYQMLARLRFDWARYPSLQTLTQAGGRLEPALAQQFAEQALRLDRRFFVMYGQTEATARMAWLAAPEVAAHPDAIGRAIPGGQFALRALEGGKPGEGELVYRGDNVMLGYAVTAEDLALGAQLQELATGDLARCDEAGRYYICGRLSRFLKLFGKRVSLAEVESQLHRWGWTGACGGRDDCLLVAIEPRGDQTADGLQRELAQWLQAPPRAVLVVQVPQLPRTANHKIDYAALARLAREA encoded by the coding sequence ATGGATCACGCACACGCACTGCTCGCCCACCTGCGGGAAGACAACCCGGCGCCGGCCTGGCGCGACCCGCAAGAGGGCTGGCTCTCCTACGGCGAGCTGGCACGGCGGGTGGCGCGGCTGGCGGCCAGCTATCCGGACGAGCGCAGCCTGGTCTATCTGCCCTTTTTCACCCGCACCGCCCACCTGCTGCACTATCTTGCCGCGCTCAAGCTGGGGCATGTCGTGATGCTGGCAGACCCGGCCCTCCCAACGAGTCAGCGCGATGCCAGCTGCCGGCAGTTTGACGTGAGCTGGCGGGTCAATGACGCCGGTCAGCTGGAGCGGCTCGCCGCGACGACGCCCACCCTGCACCCGGAACTGTCAGTATTGCTGCCGACCTCGGGCAGCACCGGCAGCGCCAAGTGGGTGCGGCTGTCGGGACGCAATCTGGCTGCCAACGCCACCTCCATCGCCGACTATCTGGCGCTGATGGCGGCTGAGCGAGCCATCACCAGCCTGCCGCTGTACTACTCCTACGGCCTGTCGGTGCTCAACAGCCATCTGCTGGTGGGCGCCTCCCTGGTGCAGCACGAAGGGAGCGTGCTGGAGCGCGACTTCTGGCAGCAGGTCGACTTGCACGAGGTGAGCAGCTTTGCCGGGGTGCCCTTTACCTATCAGATGCTGGCCCGACTGCGCTTTGACTGGGCCCGTTACCCCTCGTTGCAGACCCTGACTCAGGCGGGCGGGCGTTTAGAACCCGCGCTGGCGCAGCAGTTTGCCGAGCAGGCCTTGCGGCTGGATCGGCGCTTCTTCGTCATGTACGGCCAGACCGAGGCCACCGCCCGCATGGCCTGGCTGGCGGCGCCCGAGGTGGCCGCTCATCCGGATGCCATCGGTCGTGCCATTCCCGGCGGCCAGTTCGCCTTGCGCGCGCTGGAGGGGGGCAAGCCCGGGGAGGGGGAGCTGGTCTATCGCGGTGACAACGTCATGCTGGGTTACGCCGTTACGGCCGAGGATCTGGCGCTGGGCGCCCAGCTGCAGGAGCTGGCCACCGGCGATCTGGCCCGTTGCGATGAGGCGGGCCGCTACTACATCTGCGGCCGGCTCAGCCGTTTTCTCAAGCTGTTTGGCAAGCGGGTCAGCCTGGCGGAGGTCGAGAGCCAGCTCCATCGTTGGGGCTGGACAGGGGCCTGCGGCGGGCGTGACGACTGCCTGCTGGTGGCTATCGAACCTCGCGGTGACCAGACGGCCGACGGCTTGCAACGCGAGCTGGCGCAGTGGCTGCAGGCCCCGCCGCGCGCGGTGCTGGTGGTGCAGGTGCCACAACTGCCGCGCACAGCGAATCACAAGATTGACTACGCCGCCCTGGCCAGACTGGCGAGGGAGGCGTGA
- the pseF gene encoding pseudaminic acid cytidylyltransferase — MAIAIIPARGGSKRIPRKNIRPFCGLPMIAYAIEAARDSGCFSRVVVSTDDPEIAEVARRLGADVPFLRGTALADDHTGTTPVVIDTIQRLDQLGIQAEHYCCIYATVPLIQAADLRAAHARLLASQAPFVYTVAEFGFPIQRAVRMDAQGRVTPFWPEQMAKRSQDLESAYQDAGQFYWGSRAAWLGGISPVGGEGIGHILPRHRVVDIDTPEDWHLAELLYQVLAQDDV, encoded by the coding sequence ATGGCCATCGCCATCATCCCGGCACGGGGCGGCAGCAAGCGCATTCCCCGCAAGAACATCCGTCCCTTCTGCGGCTTGCCCATGATTGCCTACGCCATTGAGGCGGCCAGAGACTCGGGCTGTTTCAGTCGGGTGGTGGTCTCCACCGATGACCCGGAGATCGCCGAGGTGGCCCGTCGCCTCGGGGCTGACGTGCCCTTCCTGCGGGGCACCGCGCTGGCCGATGACCATACCGGCACCACCCCTGTGGTGATCGACACCATCCAGCGGCTCGACCAGCTCGGCATCCAGGCAGAGCACTACTGCTGCATCTATGCCACCGTGCCGTTGATCCAGGCTGCCGACCTGCGCGCCGCCCACGCTCGCCTGCTCGCCAGCCAGGCTCCCTTCGTCTACACGGTGGCCGAATTCGGCTTCCCGATCCAGCGGGCGGTACGCATGGACGCGCAAGGCAGGGTCACGCCGTTCTGGCCGGAGCAGATGGCGAAACGCTCCCAGGATCTGGAATCCGCCTATCAGGATGCCGGCCAGTTCTACTGGGGCAGCCGCGCGGCCTGGCTGGGAGGGATCAGCCCGGTGGGAGGAGAAGGGATTGGCCACATACTGCCAAGGCACAGGGTGGTCGACATCGACACGCCGGAAGATTGGCACCTGGCCGAACTGCTCTATCAAGTACTGGCCCAAGATGACGTTTAA